The nucleotide window GGACGGCGTGTTTGCCACCGCCGACGGGCGGGCGCGGTTTCACGCGTTCGACTATCGGCCGGTGGCCGAGCCGATCAATGCCCGCTACCCGCTGCGGCTCATCACCGGGCGCCTGCGCGATCAGTGGCACGGCATGAGCCGGACCGGGCGCGCCGGTGCGCTGTTCGAGCATGCGCCGGAGCCCACGCTCACGATGCATCCTGCCGACGCGTCGCGTCGCGGCCTGCGCGCGGGCGATCACGTGCGGCTGGCGAGTCGGCGCGGCGAGCGGGTGCTGGTACTGGCCGTGAGCGATGACGTGAGCTCGGGTACCGTGTTCGTACCGATGCACTGGAGCGCCCAGTTCCTCGGCGGCGGGGGCGTGAACGACACGACGCTCGGCAGCGTCGACAACTATTCGAAGCAGCCGGAACTCAAGCACGCCGCCGTGCGCGTCGATCCGCTGGCGCTGCCGTGGCGCGTGGCGGCGGTGCGCCGTGGCGACGCGCTGGAACTTCACGCGGCGGTGCAGCCGTTGCTGGCCGCGCGACGGTTTGCTACGGTGCGTCTTGAGGGCGACGACCGGATCGTCGTTGTCGCCGCCGACGAGCAGCCCGACGCCGATTGGCTCGAACAGTTGCACACGGCGCTCGCGTTGCCGCGCGACGCGTCGTTGCTGGAATACCGCGACGTGCGTCGCGCGATGACCAAGCGCGTGGCCTGGCGCGACACGTGGATCGATGGCGTGCTGGTCGCGGGCACGGAAGCGGATGTGACGGCGTCGACGTCGTTGCTCGCAAGGGTTGGCGACAGCGAGCCGTGGCCGCGGGCGCGTCATGCCGTTTTTGTGGCGGACAGCGGACCGGCCGCACCGAGGGATCGCACCGTGTGCCAATGTCAGGCGGTGAGCGCGTCGCGGATCGACGCCGCGATCGTGGCGGGGGCGGACGTGGCCCAGCTCAAGGCGACACTCGGCTGCGGCACCGTATGCGGCTCGTGCGTGCCGGAGTTGCAGCGCATGTGCGCCGCGCGCGGCCGGGCAACGTCGATGTCGACGAACGCGGCATGAGCCGGCCCGCGTGTCCGGTGGCGCGATTCACGCCCGTCGTCACGCCGGCGACCCCCGCGGTGACGTCGGGCGACAGACAGACCATGGAAGTATTGAGGGAGAACGATCATGAAGCACGGCAAGGTGACCTTGGTGAGCGCCGGACCTGGCGCGCTGGATCTGCTCACGCTGCGCGCGGCACGCGTGCTCGGGGAGGCCGATGTGCTGCTCGTCGACGATCTGGCCAATCCGGAGATCGCCACGCTCGCGCCGCGGGCGCGGGTGATTGCGGTGGGCAAGCGCGGCGGTTGCCGCTCGACACCGCAGGCGTTCATCGAACGGCTCATGTGCCGCATGGCTCGTCGCGGCGCGCATGTGGTGCGCGTCAAGGGCGGAGACGCGTTGATGTTCGGACGTGCGGGCGAGGAAATGGCGGCATTGCGGCATGCGGGCGTGCCGGTGGAGATCGTCAACGGCGTATCGTCGGCCTTCGCCGCCGCGGCGGGGCTGGGGATGTCGCTCACGCACCGCGATCACTGCGCGGGCGTGACGTTCGTCACCGCGCACCGGCAGGACGGCAGCGCCCCGAACTGGGCCGCGCTGGCGGCCACCGGCACGACGCTGGCGATCTACATGGGCGTGACGCGGATCGAGGCGCTGACCGGCACGTTGATGGAACACCTCGCACCGACGACGCCCGCGGCTGCGGTGCAATGGGCGGGCACGCCGCGGGAGCGGCGGCTCGTCACGTCGCTGGGGCGGCTCGCGGCCAACGTGCGCGCCTCGGGATTCGGCAGTCCGGCCATCTTGCTCGTGGGCGGCGCGGTGAGCGAGGCGGTCGTGATGACCGATGACGCGCCGCGCGCCGACCCGGCCGACCGGGCGCATACCGTGCACAGTGCGGCGCCGGTTGCCGATCTGGCCGTGGCGGCGTAACCATGCTGCGTGTGTTGCTCGTTACCGATACCGACAAGCCGATCGGCGAATTGCGCGCGGCGCTCGCGCGGCTCGGCTGCGAGATGCTGGCCGAAGTCGCCAAGCCGCAGGCGTTGCCGCGCGTGGTCGAGAGCGAGCGTCCGGACGTGGTCATCATCGATACCGAGTCGCCGTCTCGCGACACGCTGGAGCAACTGGCCGTGATGAATGCCGAAGCGCCGCGCCCGGTGTTGATGTTCGCGGCCGACGGCAATCAGTCGCTCATTCGCGCGGCGGTCGATGCCGGGGTGACGGCGTATTCGGTCGAAGGACTGGCCGCCGAGCGCCTGGCGCCGATTCTTGAAGTCGCGCTCGCGCGCTTCGCCCATGAGGAGAAGCTGCGCGCACGGCTGGCCAAGGCCGAGAGCGAACTGGCCGACCGCAAGCTGATCGACCGCGCCAAGCGTCTGCTCATGGACCGGCGCAGGATTTCCGAGCAGGAGGCGTACGCCATTCTGCGCAAACGGGCGATGGATCAGGGCGAGAAGCTCGTCGAGGTGGCGCGCCAACTCGTTTCGATTGCCGAATTACTGGGATAGACACTGCTCATGTCGACGTCATCATGGTTGGCCAGCGCCGCGAAGGTACCCGACGGTGTGCCGGAGAAGCGTCATTTGCGCGTGGGTTTCGTCGCGCTCTCCGATGCCGCGCCGCTGGTCGTGGCGAAGCGTCTCGAACTGGGACATGAACACGGACTGACGCTGGAGTTGAGTCGCGAGTCGTCGTGGGCGGCCGTGCGCGACAAGCTCATCACCGGCGAGCTGGATGCGGCGCATTCCCTCTACGGCCTTGTGTACGGCGTGCAACTGGGTATCGGGGGCCTGCGCGAGGACATGGCGGTGCTGATGGTGCTCAATCGCAATGGGCAGGCCGTGACGGTAACGCCGTCGCTTGCCGAAGCGATGGCCGGCACCGGCGACTTGCGCGCGGCGCTTGCTTCGCTGGGGCGCAAGCCTGTTTTCGCGCAGACGTTTCCGACGGGCACGCACGCGATGTTCCTCAATTATTGGTTCGCGGCGCAAGGCATCGATCCGCTCGCCGAGGTGTCGCGCCTGGTGATTCCGCCCGCCCACATGGTCGCGGCGATGGAGGAGGGCGGCCTGGACGGCTTTTGCTGTGGCGAGCCGTGGCACGCGGTCGCGCAGGCCCGCGGCCTGGGACGCACCGTCGCCGTGTCGAGCGATATCTGGCCGAACCATCCGGAGAAGGTGCTGGCGTGTCGGCGCGATTTCGTTACGCGCTACCCCGGCACGGCGCAGGCGCTGGTGCGCACGCTGCTCAGCGCCTGCCGCTGGCTGGACATGCCCGGTCACCGTGCGGAAGCGGCGGGCTGGCTCGCCGAACCGGTCTGGGTGGGCGCACCGCGTGACCTGATCGCCGCACGTTTGCTCGGGGACTTCGGGCGCTTGCCGGGACGTCATGCGCTGTTGCCCGTGAGCTTTTTCGACAAGGGGGCGGTCAATTTCCCGCACCCGTCGGACGGGATGTGGTTCGTGGCGCAGTACCGGCGCTGGGGAATGGTCGGAGACGAGGCTCTGACGCACGCCGCGCAGACCGCGTCCGCCGTCAGTCAGACGGCGCTGTACGAGGCGGCGGCACTTGCCGAAGGCGTGCCGGTCGTGTCGATGCCTTCAAGCGAGCGGCTTTGCGACGGCCGGGTGTGGGATGCGGCCGCCGCGTCGGACTTGCGCGCCTATGTGGAAGGGTTCGGGATTCGGGCGCGATGACGACCCTGAGCGCGGCATTACTGCGCCACGACGTTGCAGTCGCCGGTGTGCGCCTGGCAGGCACGCAGCGCGCGTTCGTGATGACGGTGGTGCAGGTTCAGGTGGTACACGAGCGCAAGCAGCACGACCTGGCGCGACACATTCGCCAGCACCGGTTCGAGACCCGCCGCGCGGGCGAGCGAGCGCCGCAGGACAGGGTGCAGGCAAGCAAGCGCCAGGATCGCGAACGACCCGGGCACCGCGAGAAACGCCGCTAGCGCAATCTTCTTTTTCATGACCGTCGGATGTGGTGAGCGCGCGTCGACGACGCGACTTCCGGAGACGGTTGGGGTTCGGAACGCAAACCGGCGCACGCGCGTGCGCCGGTTTCGTCGTTTTGGCGGGCGTCTCCCCCCGTCTCGCTGCATGGGTCTCAGTGTAGGGACGGGGGGCGTCTCGATAAACGCGGGAAAACGAAAGCCTCTGTTGCGCAAAGTGCGGAGAATCACGCCAAGCCGGCTGCTCAAGGCCGCAGCGTCGCTCGCGAAGCCGTCCCGACACTCGCCCGGAACCGAAGTGCCCCCGCCGGGGTTGAAATCCCTAATGGATGGGCGGGCGTCGCACAGGCGATACTGCCCGCATGGGCTGCGTTTGGCGCGCCCATGTGTCGGATAATGGGCGTCTTGCCCCCCGTTTCTTTCACCCCAGCGCTGTCCCTGTCATGGCCGCGGAGATTCAGATCCTCATTCGTACGGAGTGCCCGCCCGGTGCCTGCACCTGCGAGCGCGACGGCCTTCTGCAAGACCCGCAAGGGGATCGTCGCATTCTCATGCTCACACAGGCCGAGGAGAAGCGGCTCATCGCGCGGATCGAGGCCATCGAGACTTACGATGAGCTCAAGCGCATCGTCGAGCGCATTCACGCGCAACTGGGCGTGCGGCTGCACATCGCGCCGGGAGACAACGAAGTCAAGACTGTCAGCGGGTTCGACATCCATCTGGACGATCACCCGGGCCTGTGCCGCAAGACCCGGGCGGCGATTCCCGCCGCCGTTCGCCGGTGCCTGAAGTCGCATCCGAGCATTGCATACGCCATTCTGGACGCCCACGACCTTTTCGGCATCTGACCGCAGGCGTTTCGCGGCGTGGCGGAAAGCCCATCGCGCGCGTCACGCGTTCATCTTCCCCTGGCGTGCTCGCCTCGCAAGGTCATGACCGCACTGTCGATGCGCGCGACCGCCTTGCCGTCCTCTCGCCGGATGTCGCACTGGTAGTGCGACACGGTCCGCCCCCGATGCGTGGCATACGCATGCGCGAGCAACCGGGCGTTCCAGACAGGACGCAGGAACGTCGCCTTCAGATCGATGCTGGTGAACGACTCGCCTTCGGCCATCAATGTCGAGTGCGCCGTGCCGATGGCCGCGTCGGCCAGCTCGCAAAGCAGTCCGCCATGTACGGTGCCTTGCTGGTTCCCGTGGCGTTCCGCGCGCGCCTGCAACGCGATGACGGCGCTCGCTTCGCCGACCTCCACGATCTGGAATTGCAGGAGTTCGGAGATGGGCGTCGGATAACGCATGTGCGTGCGCTCGCCGTCGCGAAGCGTGCCTGCCAACTGGCGTTGAAGGTAGGTCAGTACCGGGAGCGGTGGGGCGGAGTCGGACATGAGAGACCTCGGGTGGCGTTTGCTGCGCCCAGTGTCGTCGCCTAGAATCGGACAATCAAGAAATTGTCCTAGGTGCAATCGTGGCCAATACCTCCGCGCTTTCCGCCGCTTCGCCTGCTTCTTCCGCTGCGCCCGCGCCGCTCTCGTCGAGTGGCTCACGTATGTCGTCATCGCGGCTACCGGCGATCGTCGAGCGGCTCGCGCACGACATTCGCATCGGCGTGCTCCCGCCGGGCACGGCGCTACCCACGCATCGCAAGCTCGCCGCGCAGTACGGTATCGCGATCGCCTCGGCAACCAAGGTCTACGCCAAGCTGCAGGGCCTCGGGCTGGTGATCGGCGAAGTCGGTCGCGGCACCTTCGTGCGCGATCGTCCGCCGCAGCGCGAATGGGACGGCGATGACGAAGCGCGGCTCAGCTCGAACGCCGTCGACCTGTCGTTCAATCATCCATGCTGGCCGGAGCAGGCCGAGCTGCTGCGCGCCACGTTGCGAGAGCTTGCCACCTCGGGAGATTTGAGCGCGCTGATGCACCAGCAGCCACCAGGCGGACGCCTCCACGAGCGAGAGATCGTCGCCCGCTATCTGCAGGAGCAGCGCGGCGTGGTCGCCGACGCGGGCCAGATATTCCTGGTCGGTGGCGCGCAACAGGGACTCGACGTCGCCATTCGCAGCACGCTCCGGCCGAACGACGCTGTGGCGGTAGACGCGCTCACCTATCCCGGCTTCAAGATGGCCGCCGCCGTGGCGGGCGTGACGCTCAAGCCTGTGGCGCTTGTCGCCGATGGCCCCGACTTAGACGCGCTCGAGTCGCAATGTCGACGTGGTGCGGTTCGGGCCATCTATGCAATGCCGACGATGCACAACCCGCTTGGCTGGGTGCTGAATCCGGCGCAGCGACGCCGGCTGGTGGAGATCGCGCGACGACATGAATGCGCGATCATCGAGGACGCGACCTATGCATATCTCGTCGACGATGCGGCGCCGTCCATCTTCTCGCTGGCGCCTGAGCGAACGTGGTACGTGGGCAGCGTCTCGAAGAGCGTGGCGACGGGGCTGCGATTCGGCTACGTCGTGGCGCCACAGCACAAGGCAGCCGACGTCAAACGGGTGGTGCGAGCGAGTTTCTGGAGCCAGTCGAGCGTGGTCACGGCGATTGCGACGCGCTGGCTGGTCAGCGGCGAGGTGGTGCGGCAGGAAGCGCGCCAGCGCGAAGACGCGCGTCGCCGGCAGGCCGTGGCGCGCCGGGTGCTGCGCGGGATGGACCTGGTCGCCCATCCCGCATCGATGTTTCTGTGGTTGCCGCTGCCCGAGGGCTTGCGAATGGACCGGGTGGCCAGCGCGCTTGCCGCGCGCGGTGTCGCCGTCTCGAAGGCGCAAGCGTATGCCACCACCCGTCATGCACCGCACGCGCTGCGGCTCGGGCTGAGCTCGATGCCTTTCTCGCAGGTCGAAGGTGTGCTCGCGCAAGTGCGCGACGTGATCGAGCGACTGCCCATCTGAGCGTCGGCAATGCCCGTCTCAACGCATGCCTTGCATAAGTTGCGAGTCGCAACTATATTGGTTGCGTATCGCAACTGATGGGCTTCGGGAGGCTCCACCATGGATATCATCGACTTGCCTGGCCAACCGCGCGAAGCGGAAATCCTGGCGCTGCGGGACTTTTCGCGTCGGCTGGTTCGCGAACTCGGTTTCATGCGCACGACACTGGCCGACAGTGATCTCGCGCCGTCGGCGGTGCACGCGATCATCGAGATCGGCGCGGCGCCGGGGATCAGTGCCAAAGACCTCGGCAATCTGCTGCGTCTGGACAAATCGAATACGAGCCGTCAGGTCGCCAAGCTCGAAGCTGCCGGCCTCGTGCGCCGTACCACGGCGAGCGGCGACGCGCGAACCTCGCAGCTTCAGCTCACCGAGGCCGGGCAAAGGCTTCGGCGAAAGATCGATCGGTATGCAACGGATCAGGTCTCGAGCGCGCTGCGGCGTATCGTGCCCGCTGACCAGGAAACCCTGGCTCGCTCGCTCGCGCTATACGCGGACGCCCTGGCGCAGGATAACCGGGCAAAGGGTTCGGCGCCGCCGGCGCCGACCGGGCAGATCGTCGAAGGCTATCGGCCGGGATGTATCGGCGACATCGCCAGTCTGCACGGGCGTTTCTACGCCGAACACTGGGGCTTCGGTGCATTCTTCGAGAAGCGGGTAGCGACGGAGCTTGCCGAGTTTGCCGGCAATCTGCCCGCGGACGGCAAGCGGCTCTGGCTCCACGTCGAGAACGGGCGCACGCTCGCGTCGCTCGCCATCGACGGCGAACCCGGGACGGGCAAGGCTCACTTGCGCTGGTTCATCGTCGACGATTCGCTGCGAGGCACGGGTGTCGGGCGGCATTTGTTGACTCAGGCGATGGCCTTTGTCGATGCGCAGTTTCACGAGACTTGCCTCTGGACGTTCAAGGGGCTCGACGCCGCGCGCCATCTTTATGAATCATTCGGCTTCCGGCTCGCAAGCGAGGCCGAGGGCGAGCAGTGGGGCAGCAGGGTCGTCGAACAGAAGTTCATCCGTGCCAAGGCGTGATTGGCGTGGCAATGCGGTGCGCGTGTGACGCGATTTATTTCAGCGCCACGCGGGTCGACACGATGCCCACCATGATTTGCGTGTCGATGCCACTGCGCGTGCGTGAGTTATGGAGATCGGCCTGTCGGCGCGGGGCCCGCGAAGCTGCGGTGTCAGGGTGTTGCGACGATGAAGTGCGCCTGTATCTTGCCTTCGATGCGCCCGTCGCCGTGACGCTCGGCGATGACGGCTGTGGCGCGCGCGAGCGCGGCGGAAAATCGGCTGGGG belongs to Pandoraea pnomenusa and includes:
- the cobA gene encoding uroporphyrinogen-III C-methyltransferase — its product is MKHGKVTLVSAGPGALDLLTLRAARVLGEADVLLVDDLANPEIATLAPRARVIAVGKRGGCRSTPQAFIERLMCRMARRGAHVVRVKGGDALMFGRAGEEMAALRHAGVPVEIVNGVSSAFAAAAGLGMSLTHRDHCAGVTFVTAHRQDGSAPNWAALAATGTTLAIYMGVTRIEALTGTLMEHLAPTTPAAAVQWAGTPRERRLVTSLGRLAANVRASGFGSPAILLVGGAVSEAVVMTDDAPRADPADRAHTVHSAAPVADLAVAA
- a CDS encoding ANTAR domain-containing response regulator; protein product: MLRVLLVTDTDKPIGELRAALARLGCEMLAEVAKPQALPRVVESERPDVVIIDTESPSRDTLEQLAVMNAEAPRPVLMFAADGNQSLIRAAVDAGVTAYSVEGLAAERLAPILEVALARFAHEEKLRARLAKAESELADRKLIDRAKRLLMDRRRISEQEAYAILRKRAMDQGEKLVEVARQLVSIAELLG
- a CDS encoding CmpA/NrtA family ABC transporter substrate-binding protein — its product is MSTSSWLASAAKVPDGVPEKRHLRVGFVALSDAAPLVVAKRLELGHEHGLTLELSRESSWAAVRDKLITGELDAAHSLYGLVYGVQLGIGGLREDMAVLMVLNRNGQAVTVTPSLAEAMAGTGDLRAALASLGRKPVFAQTFPTGTHAMFLNYWFAAQGIDPLAEVSRLVIPPAHMVAAMEEGGLDGFCCGEPWHAVAQARGLGRTVAVSSDIWPNHPEKVLACRRDFVTRYPGTAQALVRTLLSACRWLDMPGHRAEAAGWLAEPVWVGAPRDLIAARLLGDFGRLPGRHALLPVSFFDKGAVNFPHPSDGMWFVAQYRRWGMVGDEALTHAAQTASAVSQTALYEAAALAEGVPVVSMPSSERLCDGRVWDAAAASDLRAYVEGFGIRAR
- a CDS encoding PaaI family thioesterase; protein product: MSDSAPPLPVLTYLQRQLAGTLRDGERTHMRYPTPISELLQFQIVEVGEASAVIALQARAERHGNQQGTVHGGLLCELADAAIGTAHSTLMAEGESFTSIDLKATFLRPVWNARLLAHAYATHRGRTVSHYQCDIRREDGKAVARIDSAVMTLRGEHARGR
- a CDS encoding aminotransferase-like domain-containing protein; protein product: MSSSRLPAIVERLAHDIRIGVLPPGTALPTHRKLAAQYGIAIASATKVYAKLQGLGLVIGEVGRGTFVRDRPPQREWDGDDEARLSSNAVDLSFNHPCWPEQAELLRATLRELATSGDLSALMHQQPPGGRLHEREIVARYLQEQRGVVADAGQIFLVGGAQQGLDVAIRSTLRPNDAVAVDALTYPGFKMAAAVAGVTLKPVALVADGPDLDALESQCRRGAVRAIYAMPTMHNPLGWVLNPAQRRRLVEIARRHECAIIEDATYAYLVDDAAPSIFSLAPERTWYVGSVSKSVATGLRFGYVVAPQHKAADVKRVVRASFWSQSSVVTAIATRWLVSGEVVRQEARQREDARRRQAVARRVLRGMDLVAHPASMFLWLPLPEGLRMDRVASALAARGVAVSKAQAYATTRHAPHALRLGLSSMPFSQVEGVLAQVRDVIERLPI
- a CDS encoding bifunctional helix-turn-helix transcriptional regulator/GNAT family N-acetyltransferase, coding for MDIIDLPGQPREAEILALRDFSRRLVRELGFMRTTLADSDLAPSAVHAIIEIGAAPGISAKDLGNLLRLDKSNTSRQVAKLEAAGLVRRTTASGDARTSQLQLTEAGQRLRRKIDRYATDQVSSALRRIVPADQETLARSLALYADALAQDNRAKGSAPPAPTGQIVEGYRPGCIGDIASLHGRFYAEHWGFGAFFEKRVATELAEFAGNLPADGKRLWLHVENGRTLASLAIDGEPGTGKAHLRWFIVDDSLRGTGVGRHLLTQAMAFVDAQFHETCLWTFKGLDAARHLYESFGFRLASEAEGEQWGSRVVEQKFIRAKA